The sequence below is a genomic window from bacterium.
GCAGGCGGAGATCATCATCGCCCCGTCGCTCGCCACAGAGGGGAAAACCCTGCAGATCGCGCAGCGGGTCGGGCAAGGGCGCGCGTGACGAGCCGGACGCTCGCGGAAGGTCCCCGGCCGTTGGGACACCTCCGCGAGACCCTCGCCGGGGACGTGCCCCGTTCCGTAGACGAGCTCATCGTCGTCCTGGATTTTGGCGCGCAGTACAGCCAGTTGATCGCCCGGCGCGTGCGAGAACTGCGGGTGTACAGCCTCATCCTCCCGTTCGACACCCCGCTGGCCGAGCTGCTTGCGCTCCGCCCGAAAGGCATCATCCTGTCGGGTGGACCCGCGAGCGTCTACGATCCGGGCGCGCCGCGGTGCGATCCTCGATTGTTCGCCGCCGGGGTCCCGACGTTGGGGATCTGTTACGGCATGCAGCTGATGGCGCACGACCTGGGGGGGCGGACCGGCCCGTCGGCGCGGCGCGAGTACGGGCGCACCCGACTGTTCGTGGACGAGGCCGAGGGGACGGCCGGATTGTTCGGCGGCCTGGAGCGCCGCCTGCTGTGCTGGATGAGCCACGGCGACTCCGTCCTGCATCTCCCGCCGGGGTTTGAGACCCTCGCCCACTCGGACCACAGCGCGCATGCGGCCGTGGCCGACCCCACGCGCCGCCTGTACGGTCTGCAGTTTCACCCCGAGGTGTCGCACACGCCGTGGGGGACCGACGTCCTGCGCAACTTCCTGTATCACGTGTGCGGCTGCGCCGGGTCGTGGTCCATGACCTCCTTTGTGGAGCAGGCGGTGGGAGAGATCCAGACGCAGATCGGCGACGGCCGGGCGATCTGCGCCCTGTCCGGGGGCGTGGACTCCGCGGCCGCGGCCGGGCTGGCGTTCCGGGCGATCGGCGATCGATTGACCTGCGTCTTCGTCGATCACGGGCTGCTGCGTCGGGGCGAGGCGGAACAGGTCGGGGCGGTGTTTCGCGACCATTTCGGCGCGACGCTCGTGCACGTGGATGCGCGACGGCGGTTTCTCGCCCGGCTGCGGGACGTGGTGGATCCCGAACAAAAGCGGAGCCTGATCGGCAACGAGTTCATCACCGTGTTCGCCGAGGAGGCCGCCCGGCTGGGCCGGCCGGACGTCCTCGTGCAGGGGACCCTGTAC
It includes:
- the guaA gene encoding glutamine-hydrolyzing GMP synthase, translated to MPRSVDELIVVLDFGAQYSQLIARRVRELRVYSLILPFDTPLAELLALRPKGIILSGGPASVYDPGAPRCDPRLFAAGVPTLGICYGMQLMAHDLGGRTGPSARREYGRTRLFVDEAEGTAGLFGGLERRLLCWMSHGDSVLHLPPGFETLAHSDHSAHAAVADPTRRLYGLQFHPEVSHTPWGTDVLRNFLYHVCGCAGSWSMTSFVEQAVGEIQTQIGDGRAICALSGGVDSAAAAGLAFRAIGDRLTCVFVDHGLLRRGEAEQVGAVFRDHFGATLVHVDARRRFLARLRDVVDPEQKRSLIGNEFITVFAEEAARLGRPDVLVQGTLYPDVIESGTRTAARIKTHHNVGGLPAVMPFRLVEPLRTLFKDEVRLVARQLGLPEEMVWRHPFPGPGLAIRVLGEVTEERLALLRNADAIVTEEIRRSGLGRELWQAFAVLLPVHTVGVAGDARTYGNVVAVRAVTSDDGMTADWARLPSELLETISNRITGEVEGCSRVVYDISSKPPATIEWE